One window from the genome of Cryptomeria japonica chromosome 6, Sugi_1.0, whole genome shotgun sequence encodes:
- the LOC131856094 gene encoding uncharacterized protein LOC131856094, whose translation MTDGWTDRRNRTLLNFLVSSAGGTVFIKSIDASAHCKNATYLCEQIEEVIEDVGEENVVQVVTDNAANYVAAGRLLMGRHPSIVWTPCAAHCIDLMLEDIGKIPWVKRCVKRARNVCKFVYNHSWVLALMRQYTEQKELHRPGITRFATNFLTLQSMLRSKSALRRMIVGEEWSSSSYATTPAGIEMADCIFDEQGFWVPCDEIVKFVKPLVVLLRVADGDKPAMGYIYEGMDRAKEAIRFVYGADESKYGPIWEIIDRRWHHQLHRPIHAAAYYLNPAFRFIPSFKADAEVLNGLYAIMEKMGPAGTSQIDLFRELQMFSDAQGGTFSRPVAKDGRTTMMPGKNKLLGLILVLFNTIL comes from the exons atgactgatggttggacggataggagaaatagaactctccttaattttcttgtttcttccgcag ggggcaccgttttcatcaagtccattgatgcctccgcccattgcaagaatgccacctacctatgtgagcagatagaggaggtgattgaagatgtgggtgaggagaacgtggtacaggtggtgaccgacaatgcagcaaattatgttgctgcgg gtagactattgatggggaggcacccatctatagtttggactccatgtgctgctcattgcattgacctcatgttggaggatattggaaaaatcccatgggtcaagagatgtgtaaaaagggcaagaaatgtctgcaaatttgtatataatcattcatgggtgttggctcttatgagacaatacacagagcagaaggagttgcatcgtccaggaatcacaagatttgccacaaacttcctcacattgcagtccatgcttaggtctaagtctgccttgagacgtatgattgttggtgaggagtggtcttcctcatcctatgctaccacccctgcagggatagagatggcagactgcatttttgatgagcaaggcttttgggtcccttgtgatgagatagtgaag tttgttaagcccttggtggttttgttgcgagttgcggatggagataagcccgcaatgggctatatatatgagggcatggatagggcgaaggaggccatcagattcgtctatggagcagatgagagcaagtatggtcccatttgggagatcattgatagaagatggcatcatcagcttcataggcccatccatgcggcagcctattatctgaatccggcattccgttttatcccttctttcaaggctgatgcggaggtccttaatgggctatatgcaatcatggagaagatgggacctgctggtacttctcagatagacctttttcgagagctacagatgttctcagatgcacaaggggggaccttctctcgtcctgtcgccaaagacggtaggacaactatgatgccaggtaaaaataaattgttaggcttaattttagttttattcaatactatattgtaa